Proteins co-encoded in one Desulfitobacterium hafniense DCB-2 genomic window:
- a CDS encoding alkaline phosphatase family protein — protein MHVIVISYDAFSEGNWELAQSLPNLEKLLQNGAYSTKLKSVYPTLTYTVHTTMVTGVYPDKHGIFHNNPFQPFIPEKDQEWFWFRDAIKVPTIYDAVKEHNLTAAGLLWPVSGKSSLKYNMPEVHAVRGENQAVKVLKNGSPLFCIGMELRHGRCRRGVEQPYLDDFTTRCAVDTIRRKTPNLLLVHLIELDDAKHRYGTDSKEVREAIIRMDGRLGGIRRAVEEAGIQDNTVMMVIGDHGQLDVCYKVRLNRLLLEQGLISEEGGKMQWRAYLQSAGGGAYLHIKEGDQEAEALALAVLEKALKAEQYGIEKILLRNELEDLHVEPSITTMVEARRGYCFDDRLEAPVLLDLEAMNKKYATHGYLPDREGYRCNFIASGPGIKKNHPLGPLEMVDIAPTLGAMLGVDFTHGDGRVLREIFS, from the coding sequence ATGCATGTCATCGTCATCTCTTATGACGCTTTTTCCGAAGGGAATTGGGAGCTGGCCCAATCTCTGCCTAACCTTGAAAAGCTGCTTCAAAACGGTGCCTACAGCACAAAGCTGAAAAGTGTCTACCCAACCCTGACCTACACCGTACATACCACCATGGTGACCGGTGTTTATCCTGATAAACACGGTATCTTTCACAATAACCCCTTTCAGCCCTTTATTCCGGAGAAGGATCAGGAGTGGTTCTGGTTTCGGGATGCCATTAAAGTCCCGACGATTTACGATGCCGTGAAGGAGCATAACCTGACGGCAGCCGGACTTTTATGGCCTGTTTCGGGGAAATCCTCTCTCAAGTATAATATGCCTGAAGTACACGCTGTTCGCGGGGAAAATCAGGCTGTTAAGGTGTTGAAGAATGGCAGCCCCTTGTTCTGTATAGGTATGGAGTTGCGCCATGGACGCTGTCGCCGGGGGGTAGAACAGCCCTATTTGGATGACTTTACAACCCGGTGTGCTGTGGATACCATCAGGAGAAAAACCCCCAATCTGCTGCTGGTGCACCTCATAGAGCTGGATGATGCCAAGCATAGATACGGGACGGACAGCAAGGAAGTAAGGGAGGCCATCATCCGTATGGATGGGAGACTGGGCGGCATCCGCCGGGCAGTGGAGGAAGCCGGTATTCAGGATAATACAGTGATGATGGTGATCGGGGATCATGGTCAATTGGATGTCTGCTATAAAGTCCGCCTCAACCGTCTCTTGCTGGAACAGGGGCTGATCTCCGAAGAAGGAGGCAAAATGCAGTGGCGGGCTTATCTGCAGAGCGCAGGGGGAGGGGCTTACCTCCATATTAAAGAAGGGGATCAGGAGGCTGAAGCCCTGGCCCTGGCAGTATTAGAAAAGGCCTTAAAAGCAGAACAGTATGGCATTGAGAAAATTCTTCTCAGAAATGAGCTGGAGGATCTGCATGTGGAGCCATCCATAACCACTATGGTGGAGGCCAGGAGGGGATACTGCTTTGATGACAGGCTTGAGGCGCCGGTTCTTCTGGATTTAGAGGCTATGAACAAAAAGTATGCCACTCATGGTTACTTGCCGGATCGGGAAGGCTATCGCTGCAATTTTATCGCCTCAGGTCCCGGAATAAAAAAGAATCACCCCTTGGGTCCCCTCGAAATGGTCGATATAGCTCCGACTTTAGGAGCCAT